The following are encoded in a window of Panicum virgatum strain AP13 chromosome 5N, P.virgatum_v5, whole genome shotgun sequence genomic DNA:
- the LOC120674211 gene encoding ubiquitin-conjugating enzyme E2 27-like: protein MVDVSRVQKELTECNRDREVSGVSIALHDGANISHLTGTIAGPADSPYEGGTFVIDIRLPGGYPFEPPKMQFVTKVWHPNISSQNGAICLDILKDQWSPALTLKTALLSLQALLSSPAPDDPQDAVVAQQYLRDYPTFAATARYWTEAFAKSTSTGMEEKVQKLVEMGFPEDLVRSTLNSVDGDENMALEKLCSG from the exons ATGGTGGACGTCTCGCGCGTGCAGAAGGAGCTCACCGAGTGCAACCGCGACCGGGAGGTCTCGGGCGTCTCCATCGCGCTGCACGACGGCGCTAACATCTCCCACCTCACCGGCACCATCGCCGGGCCCGCCGACAGCCCCTACGAGGGCGGCACCTTCGTCATCGACATCCGCCTCCCCG GTGGATATCCCTTTGAACCTCCAAAGATGCAGTTCGTCACTAAAGTATG GCATCCTAACATCAGCAGCCAAAATGGAGCAATTTGCTTGGACATTCTGAAAGATCAGTGGAGCCCAGCTCTTACTTTGAAGACTGCGTTGCTTTCCCTTCAAGCTCTGCTTTCTTCTCCTGCACCTGATGATCCTCAGGATGCTGTCGTTGCACAACag TACCTGCGTGATTATCCAACATTCGCTGCTACAGCTCGCTACTGGACAGAGGCCTTCGCAAAGAGCACGTCCACTGGCATGGAAGAGAAG GTGCAGAAGCTGGTTGAGATGGGCTTCCCAGAGGATCTGGTGAGAAGTACCCTGAATAGTGTCGATGGTGATGAGAACATGGCTCTCGAAAAGCTCTGCTCTGGCTGA